A portion of the Cervus canadensis isolate Bull #8, Minnesota chromosome 26, ASM1932006v1, whole genome shotgun sequence genome contains these proteins:
- the LOC122428375 gene encoding growth-regulated protein homolog beta-like — protein sequence MARAATAAAPRLLRAAMLLLLLVASGRRAAGAPVVNELRCHCLQTLQGIHLKNIQSVKVTPPGPHCGQTEVIATLKNGQEACLNPEAPMVKKIINKMLNKGSTN from the exons ATGGCCCGAGCCGCGACCGCCGCCGCCCCCCGGCTCCTCCGCGCCGCGATGCTGCTCCTGCTCCTGGTGGCCTCCGGCCGGCGCGCAGCAG GGGCGCCCGTGGTCAACGAACTGCGCTGCCATTGTCTGCAGACCTTGCAGGGGATTCACCTCAAGAACATCCAGAGCGTGAAGGTGACGCCCCCGGGCCCCCACTGCGGCCAAACCGAAGTCAT AGCCACTCTCAAGAATGGTCAGGAAGCTTGTCTCAACCCTGAAGCTCCCATGGTTAAGAAAATCATCAATAAGATGCTGAACAA